One genomic segment of Impatiens glandulifera chromosome 6, dImpGla2.1, whole genome shotgun sequence includes these proteins:
- the LOC124943963 gene encoding splicing factor U2af large subunit B-like: protein MGMVPSTMVTRIWECGSTRLCLGGAEMIMVVEELVGKILVMEKKRQRVGRFQRRRKDEREKDNEHENDFSERRHGGSDMERDRDCLGERSRDRDRNMDREREKEHERGDRHRRDDMERHDNSSIMYKERESERGGDNDDEWKKSSRLTRPQSKCRMSHEDDQRSSRSQDTNYAKRRH, encoded by the exons ATGGGTATGGTTCCGTCAACTATGGTGACCCGAATATGGGAATGTGGGTCGACCCGACTATGTCTGGGTGGGGCGGAGATGATTATGGTGGTGGAAGAGCTGGTGGGGAAAATTCTAGTTATGGAGAAGAAGCGGCAGAGAGTTGGCAGATTCCAGCGAAGGAGAAA GGATGAAAGGGAGAAGGATAATGAACATGAAAATGACTTTTCTGAGAGAAGACATGGTGGTAGTGATATGGAAAGGGATCGGGATTGTCTAGGTGAAAGATCTCGAGATCGTGACAGGAACATGGATCGAGAAAGAGAAAAGGAACATGAGAGAGGAGATAGGCATAGAAGAGACGATATGGAGAGACATGACAATAGTAGTATTATGTACAAAGAAAGGGAGTCTGAACGCGGTGGCGATAACGATGATGAATGGAAAAAGAGTAGTCGATTAACAAGGCCGCAAAGTAAGTGTAGGATGAGTCATGAGGATGATCAAAGGTCGTCAAGATCTCAGGACACTAATTATGCTAAGAGGCGACATTAA
- the LOC124942724 gene encoding peptidyl-prolyl cis-trans isomerase CYP95-like, whose product MSKKNPLVFLDVCIDGDPAERMIFELFHDTVPKTAENFHALCTEEKGIGKKSGKPLHYKGSFFHRIVKGSMTQGGDFVKRDGSFGESIYGEKFPGISPCLNLPYLVPSLA is encoded by the exons ATGAGCAAGAAGAATCCTCTGGTTTTTTTAGATGTGTGTATTGATGGTGATCCTGCTGAAAGAATGATATTTGAG CTTTTTCATGACACGGTTCCAAAGACTGCAGAAAACTTTCATGCCTTATGTACTG AGGAGAAAGGAATTGGTAAGAAGAGTGGAAAGCCTCTACACTACAAGGGTTCCTTTTTCCATCGAATAGTTAAGGGGTCAATGACACAG GGTGGAGATTTTGTTAAAAGAGATG gTAGCTTTGGAGAAAGCATTTATGGAGAGAAATTTCCAGGTATTTCTCCCTGTTTAAATTTACCTTATCTGGTCCCCTCGCTAGCCTAG